In Desulfobaccales bacterium, the following proteins share a genomic window:
- the casB gene encoding type I-E CRISPR-associated protein Cse2/CasB, with protein MNLEERFIGYLESLVKNQDRGALAQLRRGLGKPPGAAPEMHRYVVPFLPATPSPTLEEAYYLIAALFAFWHQGKDTVASNAPPNLGASLACMVTKDNEDSIDRRFTALLKSHPRDLSHHMRQAIGFLKSKEVPVAWQQLLRDILNWEHPEGFVQRDWARAFWGRRAVWAPPALPETPEEEITA; from the coding sequence ATGAACCTGGAAGAACGCTTTATTGGCTATCTGGAAAGTCTTGTGAAAAACCAGGATCGGGGAGCCCTGGCGCAGCTGCGCCGGGGCTTAGGGAAACCCCCCGGGGCGGCCCCGGAAATGCACCGCTATGTGGTACCCTTTCTTCCGGCTACGCCGTCACCTACTCTGGAAGAAGCCTATTACCTTATCGCCGCACTGTTCGCCTTCTGGCATCAAGGGAAAGACACAGTGGCGTCGAACGCGCCTCCCAATTTGGGAGCATCCCTGGCCTGTATGGTGACCAAGGACAACGAAGACAGTATAGATCGCCGCTTTACCGCCCTGCTGAAGAGCCACCCGAGGGATTTGTCGCACCACATGCGGCAGGCGATCGGCTTTCTCAAATCGAAGGAGGTGCCAGTGGCTTGGCAGCAATTATTGCGGGATATTCTGAACTGGGAGCACCCTGAGGGCTTTGTCCAACGGGACTGGGCCCGGGCCTTCTGGGGCCGCCGGGCAGTATGGGCGCCCCCTGCACTGCCTGAAACCCCTGAAGAAGAAATTACTGCGTAA
- the cas7e gene encoding type I-E CRISPR-associated protein Cas7/Cse4/CasC — translation MFVELHMLQNFAPSCLNRDDTNSPKDCEFGGYRRARISSQCIKRAIRRHFQDYPRLSQAHLAKRTKLLVDMLTDKLAAAGKDLETAKAVAETALRSCGLGIKSDGKTEYLVFLGQGEVAAVAEACIQHWDELAAAAGETEVEGDKKARKKASKAAVPEEFRKKVDTLLDGGKAADLALFGRMLADLPDKNINAACQVAHAISTNEVSMEFDFYTAVDDLQPREETGAGMMGTVEYNSACFYRYANIDFKQLVKNLGNDQELARTAVQAFLTAAVKAIPTGKQNSMAAHNPPSLVFAVVREHGLWSLANAFVEPVRPWRDGNLIQKSITALENYWQRLTTAFGDEGIKEKAALVVDGKLSSPQIAQVDNLADLINRVMSALPGGQP, via the coding sequence ATGTTCGTGGAATTGCATATGTTGCAAAATTTTGCCCCGTCCTGCCTGAACCGGGATGACACCAATTCCCCCAAAGACTGTGAATTCGGGGGCTATCGCCGGGCCCGCATCTCCAGCCAGTGCATCAAGCGGGCTATCCGCAGGCATTTTCAGGATTACCCCCGTTTATCGCAAGCCCATTTGGCTAAAAGGACGAAGCTGCTCGTAGACATGCTCACCGATAAATTGGCCGCTGCTGGGAAAGACCTGGAGACCGCCAAAGCAGTAGCCGAAACGGCTTTGCGCAGTTGTGGCTTGGGAATCAAAAGCGACGGCAAAACTGAATACCTGGTGTTTCTGGGTCAAGGTGAGGTAGCCGCCGTGGCTGAGGCGTGTATTCAACATTGGGACGAACTGGCGGCGGCCGCTGGGGAAACCGAGGTCGAAGGCGATAAAAAGGCCAGAAAAAAGGCGAGCAAGGCCGCAGTGCCGGAGGAATTCCGGAAAAAAGTGGACACCCTCCTTGATGGCGGCAAAGCCGCGGATCTGGCCCTCTTTGGCCGGATGCTGGCCGATCTGCCGGACAAAAACATCAACGCCGCCTGCCAGGTGGCCCATGCCATCTCCACCAACGAAGTCTCCATGGAATTCGATTTCTACACCGCGGTGGACGACCTGCAGCCCCGGGAAGAGACCGGGGCCGGCATGATGGGCACGGTGGAGTACAACTCGGCCTGCTTTTACCGCTATGCCAATATTGACTTCAAACAACTCGTCAAGAACCTGGGGAACGACCAGGAGCTGGCCCGCACCGCAGTCCAAGCCTTTCTCACTGCGGCGGTTAAGGCAATCCCCACCGGCAAGCAGAACAGCATGGCGGCCCACAACCCTCCCTCTCTCGTCTTTGCGGTGGTGCGGGAGCATGGTCTGTGGTCGCTGGCCAACGCTTTTGTGGAGCCGGTGCGCCCCTGGAGGGACGGGAACCTAATACAGAAGTCCATCACCGCACTGGAAAATTATTGGCAGCGACTGACCACCGCCTTCGGAGATGAGGGTATCAAAGAGAAAGCGGCTCTGGTAGTGGACGGCAAGTTGTCCTCCCCTCAAATTGCGCAGGTCGATAATCTCGCAGACTTGATTAACAGAGTCATGTCCGCCTTGCCCGGAGGCCAGCCATGA
- the cas5e gene encoding type I-E CRISPR-associated protein Cas5/CasD, which translates to MSTLLLRLAGPLQSWGIQSRFTVRDTALEPSKSGVVGLLAAALGRPRHASLEDLAALKMGVRVDRQGTVKMDFHTAGGTHRRDEDYGVALADGSGKRAITSQRFYLADADFLVGLESDDEEFLCRLDAALARPRWPLYLGRKAFVPGRPIRITYRPPHLPGPEGVPGVVRLPLTEALSQYPYLARSPKEKDRLQKQGELRLRLVLEAEPGSTSEVRPDQPLSFAILERRYLLRYVQTTFVSLPVDLIEEDPHVSFPSAA; encoded by the coding sequence ATGAGCACCCTCCTTCTCCGTCTGGCCGGCCCCCTGCAATCCTGGGGCATCCAGAGCCGCTTCACCGTCCGGGACACAGCCCTGGAACCTTCCAAAAGCGGCGTGGTGGGATTATTGGCCGCGGCTTTGGGCCGCCCTCGCCATGCCTCCCTGGAAGACCTAGCCGCGCTTAAGATGGGCGTGCGGGTGGACCGTCAGGGGACCGTGAAAATGGATTTCCACACCGCCGGAGGCACCCACCGCCGGGATGAAGATTATGGGGTGGCCCTGGCCGACGGCAGTGGCAAACGGGCCATCACCTCCCAGCGCTTTTATTTGGCCGATGCCGATTTTCTGGTGGGTCTGGAAAGTGACGACGAAGAATTCCTCTGCCGGCTGGACGCCGCCTTAGCCCGGCCACGCTGGCCCTTATATTTGGGGCGCAAAGCCTTTGTCCCGGGGCGCCCCATTCGCATCACCTATCGGCCACCCCACTTGCCTGGTCCGGAGGGAGTCCCTGGAGTGGTGCGTCTTCCTCTCACTGAGGCCTTGTCTCAATACCCCTATCTGGCGCGCTCCCCCAAGGAAAAGGACCGACTTCAAAAACAGGGGGAACTTCGCCTGCGCCTGGTGCTGGAAGCCGAACCCGGCAGCACTTCGGAGGTGCGCCCGGACCAGCCGCTATCCTTTGCCATTCTCGAGCGCCGGTATTTGTTGCGCTATGTCCAGACCACCTTTGTCAGTCTGCCCGTGGACCTGATTGAGGAGGACCCCCATGTATCTTTCCCGTCTGCTGCTTAA
- the cas6e gene encoding type I-E CRISPR-associated protein Cas6/Cse3/CasE translates to MYLSRLLLNPKSRRVVRDLADCQELHRTIMSAFPSAASPEGARAQFGVLYRLEQDRRHHRLILLVQSLVSPDWSRLPQDYLAAVPGLENPAVKPVAHLYESIAPDTVLAFRLRANPTRKIDTKTGPDGRRRHGRRVELVREEDQVAWLKRKAQEGGFELLAVQVRGFTKEEGRKPGPSGSALTVAGVLFEGYLRVTDPQKFREHSLVRGVGPGKAYGMGLLSLAPPEGGRDAGQRSAPVTQVPGRSNLSLCGTL, encoded by the coding sequence ATGTATCTTTCCCGTCTGCTGCTTAATCCCAAAAGCCGCAGGGTGGTCCGGGACCTGGCTGACTGCCAGGAATTGCACCGCACCATTATGTCCGCCTTCCCTTCCGCCGCTTCCCCAGAGGGGGCACGAGCCCAGTTTGGCGTTCTTTACCGACTGGAGCAGGACCGCCGACACCATCGCCTGATTCTGCTGGTGCAATCATTGGTTTCCCCCGACTGGTCCCGGTTGCCCCAGGATTACTTGGCAGCAGTACCCGGTCTGGAGAATCCGGCGGTTAAACCGGTGGCCCATCTCTATGAGAGCATCGCTCCTGATACGGTCCTGGCTTTTCGCCTGCGGGCCAACCCCACCCGGAAGATTGACACCAAAACCGGCCCCGACGGCCGAAGACGACACGGCCGCCGGGTGGAGCTGGTGCGGGAGGAGGACCAGGTGGCTTGGCTTAAACGGAAAGCCCAGGAGGGAGGCTTCGAGCTCTTGGCTGTCCAGGTACGGGGGTTCACCAAGGAAGAGGGCAGAAAACCGGGGCCTTCCGGCTCTGCCCTGACCGTGGCCGGCGTCCTCTTTGAAGGTTATTTAAGAGTGACCGATCCCCAGAAATTCCGGGAGCACAGCCTTGTGCGGGGAGTGGGTCCCGGCAAGGCCTACGGCATGGGGCTTTTGTCCTTGGCGCCCCCTGAGGGAGGTCGTGATGCGGGTCAAAGATCTGCACCTGTTACCCAAGTTCCGGGACGCTCTAACCTATCTCTATGTGGAACATTGTAG